In the Cellulomonas sp. C5510 genome, GACCTCGACGCGCAGTGGGCCGAGACGAGCTGGGACGAGATCGCCCAGCGCGACCCGGACGTCCTGGTGCTCGCCGACCTGTCCCGCGGGCTCGCCGGGGACAGCGCCGCCGACAAGACCGCGATGCTGCGCGACGACACCGTCACCGCCGAGCTGTCCGCGGTCCGGGCCGACCGGCTCGTCGCGATCCCGGCCACGGAGATGGACCCGTCGGTCCGCAGCGTGGACGCGCTCGCGACGCTGTCGGACGCGCTCGTCGGGTTCGCGGGGGCGGACGCGGGGGCGGACGCGTGAGCGCCCCGACGACCGCCTGGGCCGGGGAGCACCTCGCCGCGTGGGACCGCCAGCAGGCCGCGTACATCAACCGCCGCGAGGACCGGTTCACCGTCATGCTCGACGTGCTGGCCGAGACCGTGCCGCCCGGCGCGCTCGTGGTCGACCTGGCGTGCGGACCGGGCTCGGTCTCCGCGCGGGTGCTGGACCGGTTCCCCGGCGTGACGTGCGTCGCGGTCGACTACGACCCGATGCTGCTCGAGCTCGGCCGGCTGGCGCTCGCCGGCCACGGCGACCGCGTCGCGTTCCGGGAGGCGGACCTCTGGGACCCCACGTGGACCCGGGTGCTCGACGGGCGGCGCCCGCACGCCGTGCTGTCCTCGACGGCGCTGCACTGGCTGCCCGCGGACGTCCTCACCCGGGTGTACCGGGACGTCGCGGAGGTGCTCGAGCCCGGGGGCGTGCTGCTCAACGCCGACCACCTGCGCCAGCCCGGCGGCCGCCCGCTGTTCGAGGAGCTCGCCCGGCGCGACGACGCCGCCACCCAGGCTCGCGACCGCGCCGCGGGGGCGCTGAGCTGGGACGAGTGGTTCTCGGCCCTCGCGGCGCACCCGCACCTCGCGCCCCTGGCCGCCGAGCGGGAGCGCCGGTTCGCCGGCCGGCCGCCGAACCCGGACCTCGGGCTCGCGTTCCACGTCGCCGCGCTGCGGGCCGGCGGGTTCCGCGAGGCGGGCCCCGTGTGGCAGCACCTCGATGACTACGTCGTCCTCGCGCAGCGCTGAGCCCGCGAGGACGGCGGCCGCGACGGCCGGGGCGGCGCTGCTGCTCGCGGCCGTCGCGGTCGCGGCCGTGGCCGTGGGCGGCGGCGAGCTCACGTGGGCCGAGACCGCGCGGTCGCTCGGCGCGCACCTGGGCCTGCCCGTCGAGCCGCTGGCCCCGCTCGCGGACTCCGTCGTGTGGGACCTGCGCCTGCCGCGGGTCCTCCTCGCGGGCGTCGCGGGGGCGGGGCTCGCCACCTGCGGGGCGGTGCTCCAGGCGGTGACCCGCAACGCGCTGGCCGACCCGTACCTGCTCGGGATCTCCTCCGGCGCGTCCACGGGCGCGGTGCTGGTGCTCGTGGCCGGGGTCGGCGGCGGCGTGGTGTCGCTGGCCGGCGGGGCGCTCGTCGGCGGGCTGGCCGCGTTCGCGCTCGTCATGCTGCTGCTCGGGCGCAGCGCGTCCAGCACCGGGCGCCTCGTCCTCACGGGCGTGGTGGTCGGCCAGCTCTTCGCCGCGCTCACCACCCTCGTGCTGCTCGGGTGGGGCGACGCGGACGCCGCACGGGGGATGACGGCCTGGCTCACCGGGTCGCTCGCCGCCGCGCGGTGGCCCGCCGTGCTGCTGTGCGCCGTCGTGACCGCGGTGGCGCTGCTGGTCCTGCGCCTGATCGCCTCCGACCTCGACGCGTTCGCCTTCGGCGCCCGGTCCGCGGCGGCGCTCGGCGTCCCGGTCGCCACGGTCCGGACCGTGGCGCTGGTGACGACAGCCGCCGTGACCGCCGTCGTCGTGTCGAGCGTCGGCGCGATCGGCTTCGTCGGCCTGATCGTCCCGCACGCCGTGCGCGCGCTCGCCGGACCGCTGCACCGCCGGCTCCTGCCGCTGAGCGCTGCCGGGGGCGCGCTGTTCCTCGTGCTCGCCGACACCGTCGCGCGCACGGCCCTCGCACCCCGGCAGATCCCCGCCGGCGTCGTCACCGCGCTGCTCGGCGTCCCCGCGTTCCTCGTCGTGCTCCGACGCCGGGAGCGCGGGTGACCCCCGGCGGGCCGGTCGGGATCTCCGGCCGCGGTCTCACCGTCCGCGTCCGGGGGCGCTCCGCGCCGGTCCTCGACGACGTCGACGTCGACGCGCCGCCCAGCCGGGTGACCGGCCTGATCGGCCCCAACGGCTCGGGCAAGACGACCCTGCTGCACACCCTGTCCGGCGCGATCGCACCCGGACGCGGCCAGGTGCGGGTCGGCGGGCGGGCGCTCGCGGACGTGCCCCGCCGGGAGCGCGCCCGCACCCTGGCCGTCATGGAGCAGTCCGGCGACACCGACACCGACCTGACGGTCGCCGACGTGGTCGCCCTGGCGCGGCTGCCCCACCGCGGGCGGCTCGCCCCGCCCACGCCGCAGGACGAGGCCGCGTGCGCCCACGCCCTGGACCTCGTCGGCATGTCCGGGACCGGGCGGCGCCGCTGGCGCACGCTGTCCGGCGGCGAGCGCCAGCGCGTGCACGCCGCCCGCGCGCTCGCCCAGGAGCCGCAGGTCCTGCTGCTCGACGAGCCGACGAACCACCTGGACGTCCAGCACCAGCACGAGCTGCTCGCGCTGCTCACCGGCCTGGCCGCGTCCGGGCCGACCGTGGTCGTCGTGCTGCACGACCTCGCGCTGGCCGCGCGGTACTGCGACCGGCTGGTGGTCCTGCGCGCCGGGCGGGTGCACGCCGCCGGCCCGACCGCCGACGCGCTCACCGCCGGGACGCTGCGCGACGTGTTCGGCGTCCGGGCCGACGTCCGGCGGGACGACGCGGGGCTGCGCGTGGAGGTGCTCGGACCGGCGGGCGGGTGACGCGCGGTCAGGGGGCGATGACGAGCTCCGCCACCAGCCCTCCCTCGAGGGCGAACCGGTAGCGCAGGTCCACCACGCCACCGGGGAAGTCGCCCTCCAGGCGGTGCGTGACGACCCAGCGCGCGTCGTCCACGCGCTCCGCGCCGACGAGCGTGGTCGTGTACGTGAACTCCGACCCGGCCCGGGTGAGGAAGCGGCGGACACCGTCGCTCCCCCGGTACGTGGTGCCGTCGTCGACGACGACGGCACCGGGGGTCGAGACCCGGACGGCCGCCTCGGCGTCGCAGGCGGACTGGGCGGCGAGGAAGGCGCGGACGGCGGCGGGCAGGTCCTCGGGGCGGGTGCTGGTGGGAGTGGTCATGGCTGCAGCGTGCACGCCGCCGCCGCGGGAGGGTCAACGGCTGGACCCTCCCCCCGGGGGAGGGTGCACGATGACGGCGTGCTGGCCATCGGGGAGTTCTCGCGCCTGACCCACCTGAGCATCCGGACGCTGCGCCGCTACCACGAGGCCGGGCTGCTCGAGCCGGCGCACGTGGACCCCGTGACCGGCTACCGGTCCTACGACCCGGACCAGATCGGCGTCGCGCAGGTCGTGCACCGGCTGCGCGAGCTCGACGTCCCCCTGGCGGACGTGCGGCGGATCCTCGGCACCGACGACCCGGACCACCGGGCCGCGCTGGTCTCCGACCACCTGCGCCGGCTGGAGGCCGAGCTGGACCGCACCCGCGCCGCCGTCGCGTCGCTGCGCCGGCTGCTGCGCCCCGGTCCGGCACCGCTCCCGGTCGAGCTGCGCGCCGTCCCGGAGGTCGTGGTCGCCGCCGTCGAGGGCGACGTCGCGCACGACGAGGTGCTCGCCTGGTACGCCGGCGCGATGGCCGAGCTCGACGCCGCGCTCGACGCCGCCGGGGAGCCCGCGGGCGTCCCGGGCGGGTCGTACGACAACGCGCTGTTCGAGGACGGCCGCGGGCACGTCGTCGTCCACCGGCCCGCCGCCCGCCCGCCGCGGGTCGGCCGCGTGCACCCGGTGACGCTGCCGGCCGTCGAGCTGGCCGTCACCACGCACGCCGGCGAGCACGACGACATCGACGTCACCTACGGCGAGCTCGGCGCGTGGGTGGTCGCCAACGCCCTCGTGGTCGCCGGGCCCGTGCGGGAGACCTACCTCGTCGGGCCGCGCGACACCCCCGACCCGGCCGCGTGGCGGACCGAGATCGGGTGGCCGGTGTTCCGCCTCGCGACGCCGCCGCGCTGACGGCGCGGTGCCGTCCGGGCCGCGCGCGTCACAGCCGGTCCCCCGCGCCGACCGGCGAGTCGTCCCCGTCGCGGGCGGACGGCTCGTCGCCGACGACCGGGGACGCCGCGACGGCAGGCCGCGGCTCCGCCTCCCCGTCGCCCTCCGGCCGGTACCAGTCGGTGAGGGCCGGGTCCCCGGTGTCCAGCCACGCGCCGGCGCCCTCGTCCGGGGGCGTGGCGACGACGCCGAGCACGAAGTCGTCGCCGTGCTCCTCGATGCCGGCGCGCACGCCCTGGTCGAGCGCCTCGCGCGCGTACCGGCGCCGCAGCGTCAGCGGGTCCCGCGCCAGGTCCTTGGCCCAGGCCACCATCACGAGGATCACGACCACCGCGAACGGCAGCGCCGACACGATCATGAGGCTCTGCAGCCCGGTCAGCGCGACCTGGCCGCCGCCGACCAGCAGCACGGCAGCGATCGCCGCGAGCGCGACGCCCCACGCGACCGTGGTCCAGCGCCGCGGCTCGGGGTTGCCCTGCTCGGACAGGCTCGCCATGACGATCGAGGCCGAGTCGGCGCTCGTCACGAAGAAGATGACGATCGAGATCATCGCCAGCACCGACGTCACGGCGCCGAACGGCAGCTCGCCGAGCACCGTGAACAGCATGTCCTGGCCCGACTGCGCCTCGCTGATCGCCGACCCGGTCTGCTCCAGCCACATCGTCGTGCCACCGACCACCGTGAACCACACCAGGCACACCGCGCTCGGCACCACGATCACCGTGGTCACGAACTCCCGCAGTGTCCGGCCGCGGCTGATCTTCGCGATGAACATGCCGACGAACGGCGTCCACGACACCCACCACGCCCAGTAGTAGGTGGTCCAGGCGCTCATGAACTCCTGCGCGTCCGGCGCCGTCGCCGCGGACTGGCCCATCAGCGTCGGCAGCTCGCCCACGAACGTCATGAGCACGCCGGGCACGAGGTTCAGCAGCAGCACGGTCGGCCCGACCACGAGGATGAACACCCCGAGCAGGCCGGCGAGCCCCATGTTGATGTTCGACAGCGCCCGGATGCCGCGCTTCAGCCCAGACACCGCGGACAGGATGAACGCCACGGCGAGCACCGCGATGATCCCGACGATGACGGCGTTGCCGAGCGGTCCCACCCCAGCGACGATCTCGACACCCCGGCCGATCTGCAGCGCGCCGATGCCCAGCGACACCGCCGTGCCGAACAGCGTCACGACGATCGCGAACACGTCGACGACCTTGCCGAGCACACCGTGGCTGCGCTGCCCGAAGATCGGCTCCAGCAGCGCGGACATCAGCGGCGTACGGCCCTTGCGGTACGCGGCGTACGCGACCGCCCCGCCAACCATCGCGTAGTACGCCCACGCCACCGGGCCCCAGTGGAACAGGGTCTGCGCGAGCGCCACGTGCATCGCGCGGTCGCTGCCCGCCTCGGTGCCCGCGAACGCCGGCGGCACGTCGAGGAAGAACGACATGGGCTCCAGCGGCCCGTAGAACAGCAGGCCGATGCCGATGCCGGCGGAGAACAGCATCGCCACCCACGACACGGTCGAGAACTCCGGCTTCTCGTCGTCCTGCCCCAGCCGCACGGCCCGGTGGCGGCCGAAGCCGAGCCACATCATGAACAGGAACACGACGACCGTGAGGATCCCGAAGAACCACCCGAAGTCCACCGTCACGAACGCGAACCCGGCCGCCGCGAAGTCCGCGAGCCCCGCCGGCGACAGCACGCCCCACGCGATGACGCCGACGACCACCGCGGCAGCGACGGCGAACACCACGGTGTCGACGCGGAACCTCCGGTGCGTCTGCTCGACGCCGATCCCGGGGAGCAGCGCCGGGTGCGGCCCGTCGAGGGTCCCCGGCGAGGTGACCTCCCGGATGATGCGCGCGGCGCGCTGCGGGGTGGTCGGGCGGTCGCCCTGATGACCAGGGCCTCCGCCGTCGGGTCCGGTGCGGTGCTGGCGTCCCACAGGGTGCGTCCTTCGTCCGGGGTCAAGAACCGGTCAAGGACTGTAAGGGGTCTGCCGCGATCGCGCACGCTGAGGACGAGCCCGACCGACCGCCGCGGGTCACCCCGGGGGCGATCGCCGGTCCGTCGTTCACGAGACGTACCACGTCGTACGGCCGGCGTACGGCAGTGCCCGCGGCACCGCACGACGGCAGCACGGTCCGGGCGTCAGCGAGCCGTGACCAGCCGGACGGCCTCCCGCGCCGAGCGGGCGTCCGCCCAGCGCGGCACCGCCTCGCGGTAGCGGGCGTACGGCTCGCCGAACCGCTCGGCGAGCACCCGCTCCTCCGCCCGGATCTGCCCGGCCGTCATCGCCGCGACGAACCCGGCGACCGGCAGCAGCGCCGCGAACGACCGCCGGGCGGTGGCGTGCGCGACCAGCACGGCCGCCAGCCCCACGTACATCGGGTTGCGGGTGACCCGGTTCGCACCCGCCACCACGAGGGTGCTCGCCTTCGCGGGCGCCACGGGGTCGATCGTCGTCCGCGTCCGGCGGAACCGCAGCAGCGCGTCGCCCGCCAGCGCCAGCCCGGCGGCCGCGACGGGTGCCGCCGCCAGCAGCGACGCCGCGGTCGGCCGGGCGCGGCGCGCGAGCACGACCTGCGCGGCGCCGGCCGCAGCGGCGAGCACCGCCGGCGGCACGGCCGTCGAGCCCCGGCCGCTCACGCGTGCCCCAGCCGCTCGTGCGTGCGGTGCGACGCGGGCTCGATCTGGAACGTCGAGTGCTCCACCGAGATCGGGAAGTGCGTGGACAGGCACTCCTGGAGCTGGTCGAGGATGCGGGCCGTGTGGCCGTCGGAGAAGCACTCGTCGTCCACCGTGACGTGCGCCGTGACCACGGGCAGCCCGGTCGCGACGAGGCTCGCGTGCAGGTCGTGCACCGCCCGCACGTGCTCCACCCCCAGCAGGTGCTCGCGGACCGCGTCGAGGTCGAGCCCCGCCGGCGTGGACTCCAGCAGCACCGCGCCGGTCTCGCGCAGCAGCCGGATCGCCCGCGGCACGATCAGCGCGCCGATCAGCAGACCCGCCACCGCGTCCGCCTGCTGCCAGCCGGTCGTCGCGATCACCACCGCCGCGACGATCACCCCGACCGAGCCGAGCGCGTCGTTCAGCACCTCCAGGAACGCCGCGCGCAGGTTGAAGCTCGCCGACCGGCCACCGGCGAGCACCGCCATGGCGATCACGTTCGCCACCAGGCCGATGACGCCGAACACGACCAGCTCCGTCGACGGCACCTCCGGCGGCTCGGCCAGCCGGCGCACGCCCTCGACCAGCACGTAGCCGCCGACGGCCAGCAGCACCGCGGCCTGCGCGAGGGCGCCGAGCACCTCGGCCCGCCGATACCCCCACGTCCACCGCGACGTCGCCGGCTTCAGCGACAGGTGCGCGGCGACCAGCGCCATCGCCAGCCCCGCGGCGTCCGTCAGCATGTGCGCGGTGTCGACCAGCAGCGCCAGGCTGCCCGTCACCAGCGCCCCGACGGCCTGCGCGACCAGCACCGTCGTGGTCAACCCGAACGCGATCGCGAGCCGGCGCCGGTGGTCCGCCGGCTGCCTCGCACCGCCGGCGGACGCGTGGCCGTGGTCGTGGTCGTGGCTCACGACAGGTCCTCCGCGAGGTGCGTGCACTCCTCCGGGTGCGGGCCGCCGCGCAGCAGGTCCTCCGCCGCGCCGACCAGCGTCGCGAGCCGCCCCGGGTCGCCGATCGCGTAGATCGACGACCGGCCACGCTGCCGCACGGTCACCAGCCCGCAGTCCCGCAGGCACGCGAGGTGCGCGCTGACCGTGCTCTGCGCGAGCCCGAGGTGGTCGGTCAGCTCGCGGACGGAGTGCTCGCCGGTGAAGAGGTGGCGCAGGAGGGTGAGGCGGGCGGGCTCGCCGAGGGCGCGGAACAGCGCGGCGGTCGGGGCGGTGAGGGCGGCGTCGTCGGCGGGACGGGAGTCGTTCTCATGATCGATACTGGGCGCTGTCATCGTCATGTGGCGATGATAGCGCGACGGTCAGACGGCTTGTCCAGGTTGAGGGTGGACTCGCGTACGGACCTGAGGACCGCAGGGAGCGGCGACCACCCTCATGCTGTTGCCACGACGAGCGCGACGCCACCGAGCAGGGCGAGCACGAAGTAGCCGAGAGCGACGAGCCCCGCCCTCCGCGAGATCGGCTTGCCGGTGGGCCTCAGCGCCGGGACGAACCGGGCGCCGAGAATCGCGAACAGCACGACAAAGGCGCTGATGCAGAGGATCAGGGCGAGCACCCGCATGGCTTCGCATTCTGTCATCAGACGAAGAACCGGCGCAGCGTCTCGGGGTTGATCCCGACCTGCTCCCCGATCCGTC is a window encoding:
- a CDS encoding iron ABC transporter permease; this encodes MTTSSSRSAEPARTAAATAGAALLLAAVAVAAVAVGGGELTWAETARSLGAHLGLPVEPLAPLADSVVWDLRLPRVLLAGVAGAGLATCGAVLQAVTRNALADPYLLGISSGASTGAVLVLVAGVGGGVVSLAGGALVGGLAAFALVMLLLGRSASSTGRLVLTGVVVGQLFAALTTLVLLGWGDADAARGMTAWLTGSLAAARWPAVLLCAVVTAVALLVLRLIASDLDAFAFGARSAAALGVPVATVRTVALVTTAAVTAVVVSSVGAIGFVGLIVPHAVRALAGPLHRRLLPLSAAGGALFLVLADTVARTALAPRQIPAGVVTALLGVPAFLVVLRRRERG
- a CDS encoding trans-aconitate 2-methyltransferase, translated to MSAPTTAWAGEHLAAWDRQQAAYINRREDRFTVMLDVLAETVPPGALVVDLACGPGSVSARVLDRFPGVTCVAVDYDPMLLELGRLALAGHGDRVAFREADLWDPTWTRVLDGRRPHAVLSSTALHWLPADVLTRVYRDVAEVLEPGGVLLNADHLRQPGGRPLFEELARRDDAATQARDRAAGALSWDEWFSALAAHPHLAPLAAERERRFAGRPPNPDLGLAFHVAALRAGGFREAGPVWQHLDDYVVLAQR
- a CDS encoding ABC transporter ATP-binding protein gives rise to the protein MTPGGPVGISGRGLTVRVRGRSAPVLDDVDVDAPPSRVTGLIGPNGSGKTTLLHTLSGAIAPGRGQVRVGGRALADVPRRERARTLAVMEQSGDTDTDLTVADVVALARLPHRGRLAPPTPQDEAACAHALDLVGMSGTGRRRWRTLSGGERQRVHAARALAQEPQVLLLDEPTNHLDVQHQHELLALLTGLAASGPTVVVVLHDLALAARYCDRLVVLRAGRVHAAGPTADALTAGTLRDVFGVRADVRRDDAGLRVEVLGPAGG
- a CDS encoding helix-turn-helix transcriptional regulator, translated to MTMTAPSIDHENDSRPADDAALTAPTAALFRALGEPARLTLLRHLFTGEHSVRELTDHLGLAQSTVSAHLACLRDCGLVTVRQRGRSSIYAIGDPGRLATLVGAAEDLLRGGPHPEECTHLAEDLS
- a CDS encoding MerR family transcriptional regulator, which produces MLAIGEFSRLTHLSIRTLRRYHEAGLLEPAHVDPVTGYRSYDPDQIGVAQVVHRLRELDVPLADVRRILGTDDPDHRAALVSDHLRRLEAELDRTRAAVASLRRLLRPGPAPLPVELRAVPEVVVAAVEGDVAHDEVLAWYAGAMAELDAALDAAGEPAGVPGGSYDNALFEDGRGHVVVHRPAARPPRVGRVHPVTLPAVELAVTTHAGEHDDIDVTYGELGAWVVANALVVAGPVRETYLVGPRDTPDPAAWRTEIGWPVFRLATPPR
- a CDS encoding BCCT family transporter, giving the protein MGRQHRTGPDGGGPGHQGDRPTTPQRAARIIREVTSPGTLDGPHPALLPGIGVEQTHRRFRVDTVVFAVAAAVVVGVIAWGVLSPAGLADFAAAGFAFVTVDFGWFFGILTVVVFLFMMWLGFGRHRAVRLGQDDEKPEFSTVSWVAMLFSAGIGIGLLFYGPLEPMSFFLDVPPAFAGTEAGSDRAMHVALAQTLFHWGPVAWAYYAMVGGAVAYAAYRKGRTPLMSALLEPIFGQRSHGVLGKVVDVFAIVVTLFGTAVSLGIGALQIGRGVEIVAGVGPLGNAVIVGIIAVLAVAFILSAVSGLKRGIRALSNINMGLAGLLGVFILVVGPTVLLLNLVPGVLMTFVGELPTLMGQSAATAPDAQEFMSAWTTYYWAWWVSWTPFVGMFIAKISRGRTLREFVTTVIVVPSAVCLVWFTVVGGTTMWLEQTGSAISEAQSGQDMLFTVLGELPFGAVTSVLAMISIVIFFVTSADSASIVMASLSEQGNPEPRRWTTVAWGVALAAIAAVLLVGGGQVALTGLQSLMIVSALPFAVVVILVMVAWAKDLARDPLTLRRRYAREALDQGVRAGIEEHGDDFVLGVVATPPDEGAGAWLDTGDPALTDWYRPEGDGEAEPRPAVAASPVVGDEPSARDGDDSPVGAGDRL
- a CDS encoding cation diffusion facilitator family transporter, which encodes MSHDHDHGHASAGGARQPADHRRRLAIAFGLTTTVLVAQAVGALVTGSLALLVDTAHMLTDAAGLAMALVAAHLSLKPATSRWTWGYRRAEVLGALAQAAVLLAVGGYVLVEGVRRLAEPPEVPSTELVVFGVIGLVANVIAMAVLAGGRSASFNLRAAFLEVLNDALGSVGVIVAAVVIATTGWQQADAVAGLLIGALIVPRAIRLLRETGAVLLESTPAGLDLDAVREHLLGVEHVRAVHDLHASLVATGLPVVTAHVTVDDECFSDGHTARILDQLQECLSTHFPISVEHSTFQIEPASHRTHERLGHA
- a CDS encoding isoprenylcysteine carboxylmethyltransferase family protein, with translation MSGRGSTAVPPAVLAAAAGAAQVVLARRARPTAASLLAAAPVAAAGLALAGDALLRFRRTRTTIDPVAPAKASTLVVAGANRVTRNPMYVGLAAVLVAHATARRSFAALLPVAGFVAAMTAGQIRAEERVLAERFGEPYARYREAVPRWADARSAREAVRLVTAR
- a CDS encoding nuclear transport factor 2 family protein → MTTPTSTRPEDLPAAVRAFLAAQSACDAEAAVRVSTPGAVVVDDGTTYRGSDGVRRFLTRAGSEFTYTTTLVGAERVDDARWVVTHRLEGDFPGGVVDLRYRFALEGGLVAELVIAP